A single window of Salvelinus namaycush isolate Seneca chromosome 11, SaNama_1.0, whole genome shotgun sequence DNA harbors:
- the LOC120055911 gene encoding armadillo repeat-containing protein 1-like produces MSREPDALAVVNQLRDLAADPMNRRAIVQDQGCLPGLILFLDHPNPQVVYSALLAVRYLAECRQNREKMKGELGMMLSLQNVMQKTTTPGETKLLASEIYELLQASNGEDADKPEEGPSCRRKAQFFLGSTNKRAKTVVLHIHGLDDSCRRSLCEESLLKIRGVISFTFQMGVKRCIVRIRSDLKAEILGSAIASTEVMKAQQVVRGEDGEEVIIPFPEDGSVAVEQNVALPDYLPEEESPSQEPDKAVTLVGTGQDGAGWLGTAANFLSRSFYW; encoded by the exons ATGAGTAGGGAGCCAGACGCTTTGGCTGTGGTGAACCAGTTGAGGGATCTTGCTGCAGATCCTATGAACAGAAGAGCTATTGTTCAAGACCAAGGTTGCTTACCCGGACTCATCCTTTTTCTGGACCATCCCAATCCCCAGGTTGTCTACTCAGCACTCCTG GCTGTGCGCTACCTCGCAGAATGTCGTCAAAACAGGGAGAAAATGAAGGGGGAGCTGGGGATGATGTTAAGTCTTCAGAATGTCATGCAAAA GACAACCACCCCAGGAGAGACTAAGCTGCTGGCCTCAGAAATCTATGAACTCCTCCAGGCTTCTAACGGTGAGGATGCAGACAAGCCTGAGGAGGGCCCCTCTTGCAGACGTAAGGCCCAGTTCTTCCTGGGCTCCACCAACAAGCGGGCCAAAACAGTGGTCCTCCACATACATGGCTTGGATGACTCT TGCCGGAGGAGCCTTTGTGAAGAGTCCTTGTTGAAGATCCGAGGCGTCATCAGCTTTACATTCCAGATGGGCGTTAAGAGGTGCATCGTCAGAATCCGCTCAGACCTGAAGGCAGAG ATTCTGGGTTCTGCCATCGCCTCAACTGAAGTAATGAAAGCTCAACAGGTGGTCAGGGGAGAGGATGGAGAAGAG GTAATCATCCCATTCCCGGAGGATGGTTCGGTAGCGGTGGAGCAGAATGTGGCTCTTCCAGACTACCTTCCAGAGGAGGAGAGCCCGTCCCAGGAGCCAGACAAGGCTGTGACCCTCGTGGGCACAGGGCAGGATGGAGCAGGCTGGCTAGGCActgcagctaacttcctgtccCGCTCGTTCTACTGGTGA